ACCAAAACGCAAGCCAGAGTCAATGCACTCGAATCTAAGAAAATGAAgctgaagaagaggaaatttggatacacaaagaggcacacagaggaaagaccatgtaaggtcacagggagaaggtggctaTCAGCATAGCAaagagagagacctcagaagaaaccaaacctgcagacactttgatcttggactttcagtctccaaaactgtgagaaaataaatttttgttgttgaagcCCCCTAGTCTGTGCATGGTATCAACACTGTCAAATAGTTAAATCAGATTCTTTTTTTGTAGATTTGTGCCactaatatgtgtgtgtgtgtgcatgttgtgTGCATGTATGCATGTGAATTTTAATTCCCTAGGTGATTAATGAAAGTACAGCTCATATTAGGAAAATATCTTCTGCTGAGTATAATTTGGCCATAAATATTGATATTGGAACATTATGGCACTTGTGCTTTAGTGTATAAACACCTAGAGAAACTCTTGCACATAATGCATCCAGACACCAGTAAGGATGTCCCCTCACAACTGTTTGTATTAGTGCAAAACTGGTATCTTCGTAGAACTAGGTGTATGTGTACTGACCTCGTTTTGACACCTTCACATGTAAAGTAAACAAAGCAAATACGACAGAACAGAATGCAAATtgataaaatgaacaaagaagtattatttttcaaagatatttttattataccaAAGTAAACTCACATAGATCTTTATACACCAAAATCTATTTTTAGAAGTTACCATTTCAAAAGAAGGGAGAACACTGAGAATGGTTGTCCCAGGTTTTAGATtaacatataatttataataaaatgaggaattttatggatatatatgtatatatgtaaatatgtacaaAAAACCTAAGATCTTAATTGGAAACATTAACATCATTAGACTGTATTCGGTGTTTATGATGTGATTTTTTGCTATGTTTTAAATAGTCaaagtaaaaatacatttataagtGAAGATTACTCAATATTATCTATTTATTATAATCCATTTGATCATTCCCTTAATGATGGATACTTGAGGTAGTTTCTAGTTCTTAATTCAAATCCTCAGAGCTTTGGGAAAAAACTCACTTTTATGAACTCACATCATCAGGAAATAAGCATTCCTTCATTTTCTACACGACAAACTAATTTCAAGTTTGCCAGAAGGGAAAGAGGTGCCAATGTGCCCTTTGGACACCTATTCTTGCCTGGGTTAGATTATAGTTTCTGGATTTTCCAGACTGTGGAGGACGTGGTGATTACAGGGAGAAGGTCATATTTGTcggtaaaatactttttttcgtAAGTATTCAGCAGACATGTCTTCTGCCTAGTACCCACAGTGCTTCCAGAGGCAGTATGGAGCTTGGACACAATCCTTTACTCAGTGAAGTGTGTACAGAAGATAACCATTGCTCACAAGACAGAGTAGAAAAACCTCCATTTCGGTTTCCAAGTGGTTTCTCCTTCCCCCTGCATTAGTTTTGTCCCAAACAGGATGAATTCATTGTTCGTTGTCCTTTCAATTGCACTGATTCTGCATCAAAAGAAAGGCCTGGACCACGTTCTGAGAATGCCATCTTCCTCCTGAAGCTCTGGTCCTGGTGAGCTTTGCAGCATGTGGAGGAGTCTGAAAATCTTCCTCACTGGGGCACATTTGGGGTCCTGGAGGGTCCTCTTCCTGTGGATCAGGATTCAaaaaagtttgtaccttttactAAAAATCTGTGGATGGCAGGAGTTGACCTAAAGGCTTGAGGTTTCTACATATTGCTGGTGCAGTTGGCTGAGGGGATGAGATGGTTCTCCAGTTGACTGTGTGTACTGCAGCCACAAGTCTGTCTCAGTCTGTCCCTTTTCGAGGATCCCATTCTGCAAGCAGAGCCTGGTAGCCCTCATCCCACCATTGCATAATGTAAGATATGTTCACCTGACCCAGATCCTGTGGTGGTTGTGTTTTGTGCTCAGGATGAGGCTGAGAATAGTCCTTCAACCGTAGTACTCCCGTGTCAGTCTGTTCTTGATGATCCTGACATTTTTCTTGGTATTGGGGCCAGAAAGGATTCCGGGTATCCAAGAGGTCTCCTCCCGGAGTTGGTGGTATTGGCACATAATTTCTAAGTGTCAAAGTAGAGGGACCATTCTCTCCTCCCTGCACAGCCTGCATGGGCTGCGTCATCATGACACTTTGTCCTTGGATCACCCCAGGGACAAAGGACACACGGGATTGGAGAAGAGTAGGTAGAAATGTTTGGTTCCCGCTGAAAGAattggaggaaggaaaaggacaagACCTGCCTGGAAGGTCGATTTGGTGCTGCTGAACTGTCAGATCTGGTCTCCCATTTGGTCCATCTACCAAGAAAATCACGGGCTCACTTCTGCTCTGCCCAGGGTACACAGATCTTCGGTTCTGAAACCACATGTATGTGAGGAAAAGGTAGACACAGACATCATAAGACATAAGCAATTCTGGCTTCATTTCTCATACTGTGTAAAGCAAAGGGGCTATTAATATAGACCCTAATCTCAGGATATATATGTGAAATTAATTATCCTGGTTCATGTGTTCAGTAGGTATGtgtctgtatatatgtgtgtgtgtgtatgtatgtacgtgtATACATAAACATACAAACACATCATCGAGGTCATAACACATTCACCAATCCACTATAGATGAATTAAAACTCTGGCTGAAAAGGCATATGCTCTAGAATCCACCCTCTAATTTCAACAATGGATCAGCGAACAAGGTCTCTTGACCATGTtgacatttttctcctctttgttgATGTGTGCACAAGGATACATATCTTATATACACGTGTGTAAATCTGATCAAGTGTTAATAAGCACAAATAAATGTTTTCGAGGGCTACTGTGCTGAGAAACCTATGAACATGTTTCTTAGTAATGAGCATTGAACATATACTAAACCACTATGCCCATAACTTAGGTAGAAGAACGTACTCAATGAGGACGATTTTGTTCCTCAACTGGAGGACATTTGACTATGTAGACTTTTGGGGGGTGTtatgaaagggaggaagggagctgAGTGGGGTATCTAGTTGGTAGGGGCCGGGAATGCTGAAAAATATCCTACCAGCCACAGGATAGCCCCTCATTATCTGGCTCCAAATGACAACAGTGCCAAGCTATAGAAAACCTGACAGAGTGctctcaaaataaatattaacttgcACATTTTCCCATAGTTTTGTTGCTGGTGATTCTAAATGGATGCACCACTGACAATTTGGTTTGGACTTGAATTCTTGATTCCCGAATGCCTGTTTGTTTAGCCAGTTTTTTCCTAGTTGGAATGTCAGGGAATTGGTTCCTCTCAAAGGCTCGAACTAGGATGTTTGATTGAGATCTTGTGATGGATGTCTGgtcttgtctggcttcttttggtaAGTATTCTAAAGGAGAACATAGGGACgaaaggatttttaggacagcTTTCACATTGAGACCGGAAAGTCAAACTTGTGAAAATAATGCTGACCTCTCACTCCCTCTGAATCCCCCTGAGATGACAGAAGAGGAGGACGCCTGCTTACAGCAGCAGGACCAAAAGGTCCAAAGCCTTGCTTGCTGAGAACCTGCCTGTCCCAGGCAACTGTGGGACCATGCTTATATTTCTGACACTGGGTTGCCCAGAACAAGCTGTAACTGGCTCCTAAGGTAAGGATTCTTTGTGGCGAATTTGGGCACAACGTGCAGAATTGTTCCCCGTCTCAATGGGCCCCACTGAAGAACTGCATTTGGACTCGGGTTCTTACCTTTAGTCCATGGCTGAGGCTGGTCCTGTCCCTGGGTTTGATCTTCTAAAGAGCATCCGGAGCCAGTTGTCTTTCTTTTGCTCTGTGGTTTTTAAGCCAAATCTAAGTGGGAAAAGAAGATGTGAAGGTCATGTAACTCGGTCTATGTCATTCCAAATATCAGTGCAATTGAACAAAACTGATTTGATCAACTGCCCTTGGGGTAATATCCATAAGAGGAAGGTGATGTATTATCCTAGGAATGATGTTACCATCAGCATATATttcagcacagcacagcacactATCGGCTCTTAACTCAAATTAGCATTTCTTTTATGGTCATCCTCAGGAATATCCAAAGTAAAATTCCCTGATTTAAGAGACACTGTTAGTTCTCTAAAAGGAAATCagtatctttctttctctctgtcttgtctgtctctgtctcgctCTCATAGGAGGTCTTCAATGTCTGAATGTCTTTTCTTGGCTCCCATCATCTCTTCATAAGAAATACCATTTCAGAATACACAGTGCATATGGAATTGATCTTAGAAAAGATTTTCTTTATGTAGGGCAGTAGAATTAGGCACAGCCAAGAGCTGGACTAACACTCATCCACATTTCCTCTTATTTATTTCGTCCCATAGTCAGCAATAGATAAGGAGACTCCTGGGGATCCGGTACATCTCGCTGTAAAACTGTTTTGACTAACATGACAATTGCACTCTTGGCTTGTTTCCTCATTACTGGAGTCAAAATTGCAACGTACTTTCTAATTCTGAGTGTTTTATTTTGGTAGTTTGATAATTCATGATGAGATTTAGGATGTGAATGATAAATAATATCCGATGAATGACTCATatcccaggcattgtgctaaaagTTTATATCTGTTCTCTAAATTA
Above is a window of Diceros bicornis minor isolate mBicDic1 chromosome 32, mDicBic1.mat.cur, whole genome shotgun sequence DNA encoding:
- the DUXB gene encoding LOW QUALITY PROTEIN: double homeobox protein B (The sequence of the model RefSeq protein was modified relative to this genomic sequence to represent the inferred CDS: inserted 1 base in 1 codon), whose product is MDARLVVRRCDIVTGLKSPIAQVPGQHIIQKETWQGRVVYNQSQKGVLQKRFEHNPYPDQATRELLAKEIGIAKSKIQIWLKNHRAKERQLXSGCSLEDQTQGQDQPQPWTKEYLPKEARQDQTSITRSQSNILVRAFERNQFPDIPTRKKLAKQTGIRESRIQMWFQNRRSVYPGQSRSEPVIFLVDGPNGRPDLTVQQHQIDLPGRSCPFPSSNSFSGNQTFLPTLLQSRVSFVPGVIQGQSVMMTQPMQAVQGGENGPSTLTLRNYVPIPPTPGGDLLDTRNPFWPQYQEKCQDHQEQTDTGVLRLKDYSQPHPEHKTQPPQDLGQVNISYIMQWWDEGYQALLAEWDPRKGTD